A single Marinilabiliales bacterium DNA region contains:
- the ilvC gene encoding ketol-acid reductoisomerase, translating into MAQINFGGVTENVVTREEFPLSRALEVMKDETIAVLGYGVQGPGQALNLKDNGFNVIVGQRKESKTWEKAVADGWEPGKNLFPIEAALEKGTVIQYLLSDAGQIALWPAVKKNLSPGKVLYFSHGFGITYKEQTGIIPPKDVDVVLVAPKGSGTSLRRMFLEGRGLNSSYAIFQDATGRAEERVIALGIGVGSGYLFETTFKKEVYSDLTGERGTLMGAVQGLFAAQYQVLRENGHSPSEAFNETVEELTQSLMPLVAENGMDWMYANCSTTAQRGALDWWKKFRDTNLPVFRELYSEVAKGNEARKAIEANSKPDYRTGLEKELGELRDSEMWRAGAEVRKLRPENL; encoded by the coding sequence ATGGCACAGATCAATTTTGGCGGAGTAACTGAAAATGTAGTAACCCGTGAAGAGTTTCCCCTGTCCAGGGCGCTTGAAGTAATGAAAGACGAGACCATTGCCGTGTTAGGTTACGGGGTGCAGGGACCCGGACAGGCACTGAACCTCAAAGACAATGGCTTCAATGTGATAGTGGGTCAGAGGAAAGAATCCAAAACCTGGGAAAAAGCTGTTGCTGACGGCTGGGAACCCGGCAAAAACCTCTTCCCTATAGAGGCAGCCCTGGAAAAGGGCACGGTAATACAGTACCTGCTTTCAGATGCAGGCCAGATAGCGCTGTGGCCGGCGGTGAAAAAAAACCTCTCTCCCGGCAAGGTGCTCTATTTCTCACACGGGTTCGGCATTACCTATAAGGAGCAGACAGGGATAATCCCCCCCAAAGATGTTGATGTAGTGCTTGTCGCTCCCAAAGGCTCGGGTACCAGTCTCCGCAGGATGTTTCTGGAGGGACGGGGACTTAACAGCAGCTATGCCATATTCCAGGATGCAACAGGCAGGGCAGAGGAGAGGGTCATTGCTCTCGGCATAGGGGTTGGCAGCGGATATCTGTTTGAAACCACTTTCAAAAAGGAGGTTTACAGCGATCTGACAGGCGAAAGGGGTACGCTGATGGGAGCAGTCCAGGGATTGTTCGCTGCACAGTACCAGGTTTTGCGTGAAAACGGCCACTCGCCGTCAGAAGCTTTCAACGAGACTGTTGAGGAGCTTACCCAAAGCCTTATGCCACTGGTTGCAGAGAACGGAATGGACTGGATGTATGCTAACTGTTCGACCACTGCCCAGCGGGGTGCGCTGGACTGGTGGAAAAAATTCAGGGACACCAACCTGCCGGTTTTCCGGGAGCTCTATTCGGAGGTGGCCAAAGGCAACGAGGCCCGCAAGGCCATCGAGGCAAATTCAAAACCCGATTACAGGACCGGACTTGAAAAGGAGCTTGGCGAGCTGCGTGACTCTGAGATGTGGAGGGCCGGTGCCGAGGTCAGAAAACTGCGTCCCGAAAACCTATAA
- a CDS encoding 2-isopropylmalate synthase — MDKKIHIFDTTLRDGEQVPGCQLNTIEKIEIARQLEKLGVDIIEAGFPISSPGDFNSVVEISKTVEKPVVCALTRAVDKDIEVAADSLKFAKRKRIHTGIGTSEFHIKNKLNSNREDILKRAVAAVKLSRKFVDDVEFYAEDAGRTENEYLARVIEAVIKAGATVVNIPDTTGYCLPGEYGEKIAFLVNNVPNIDKAVISTHCHNDLGMATANTLSGVINGARQVEVTINGIGERAGNTSLEEVVMALKSHHTLDYETGVDTQQIMRTSKLVSTLMRMPVQPNKAIVGRNAFAHSSGIHQDGVLKDRQNYEIIDPAEVGVKESAIVLTARSGRAALKHRLQILGYEFGNEEMEDVYSRFLDLADRKKDIGDEDLEILAGREKKGKPPIELVSLQVMCGKSTIPTATVQVSFKGDVFTETASGNGPIDASFTAVKNLVKRRVRLEEFLIQAITRGSDDLGKVHVQIEHKGDNYYGFSAHTDIVTASVEAFLDAIGKIS; from the coding sequence ATGGACAAAAAGATTCACATTTTTGATACCACGCTGAGAGACGGTGAACAGGTCCCGGGCTGCCAGCTCAACACCATAGAAAAGATTGAGATTGCCAGGCAGCTTGAAAAGCTTGGAGTCGATATTATTGAAGCCGGGTTCCCTATCTCTTCACCCGGTGATTTCAACTCAGTTGTGGAAATATCCAAAACAGTTGAAAAACCGGTTGTTTGTGCCCTTACAAGAGCAGTTGATAAGGATATTGAGGTTGCGGCCGATTCACTGAAGTTTGCCAAAAGGAAGAGAATACATACAGGCATCGGCACTTCTGAATTCCACATAAAGAATAAACTGAACTCGAACAGGGAAGATATACTCAAAAGAGCCGTTGCCGCGGTAAAGCTTTCAAGGAAATTTGTCGACGATGTAGAGTTTTACGCCGAGGATGCCGGGAGGACCGAAAACGAATACCTCGCAAGGGTTATCGAGGCCGTTATAAAGGCTGGCGCCACTGTTGTCAATATTCCCGATACCACGGGATACTGCCTGCCCGGCGAGTACGGCGAAAAGATAGCCTTCCTGGTGAATAATGTGCCCAACATCGACAAGGCGGTGATATCAACACATTGTCATAATGACCTCGGCATGGCCACGGCCAATACGTTATCAGGTGTCATTAACGGTGCCCGCCAGGTGGAGGTCACCATAAACGGCATTGGCGAACGGGCCGGCAACACATCTCTTGAAGAGGTAGTCATGGCGCTGAAAAGCCATCATACGCTTGACTATGAAACGGGTGTCGACACACAGCAGATCATGAGAACAAGCAAGCTGGTGTCTACCCTTATGCGCATGCCGGTACAGCCGAACAAAGCGATAGTCGGCCGCAATGCCTTTGCCCATTCTTCCGGCATTCACCAGGACGGTGTGCTGAAAGACAGGCAAAACTACGAAATCATTGATCCTGCAGAAGTCGGCGTCAAAGAGTCCGCCATAGTGCTTACCGCACGCAGCGGAAGGGCAGCCCTGAAGCACCGTCTTCAGATACTGGGCTACGAGTTCGGTAACGAAGAGATGGAAGATGTATACAGCCGGTTCCTTGACCTGGCAGACAGGAAAAAGGATATCGGCGATGAGGATCTTGAGATCCTTGCGGGCAGGGAGAAGAAAGGTAAGCCGCCCATTGAGCTTGTCTCCCTCCAGGTGATGTGCGGCAAGTCCACCATCCCCACGGCAACGGTGCAGGTAAGCTTCAAGGGCGACGTCTTTACCGAGACCGCTTCCGGTAATGGCCCTATTGATGCCTCATTCACCGCCGTCAAGAACCTTGTAAAAAGGAGGGTGCGACTCGAGGAGTTTCTTATACAGGCCATCACCAGGGGCAGCGACGATCTCGGGAAGGTCCACGTGCAGATAGAGCACAAGGGTGACAACTATTACGGCTTTTCGGCCCATACCGATATCGTTACCGCATCCGTGGAGGCATTCCTCGATGCAATAGGAAAAATATCATAG
- the leuC gene encoding 3-isopropylmalate dehydratase large subunit — MSSKTTFDKIWDDHVVSTVPEGPDVLYIDRHFIHEVTSPQAFGGLKRRGIKVFRPANTVATADHNVPTTNQHLPIQEELSRVQVEKLAENCSEHGITLYGLNHAYNGIVHVIGPELGITQPGMTIVCGDSHTSTHGAFGSIAFGIGTSEVEMVLAGQCIMQARPKTMRINIDGVPGKGVTSKDIILYIIAQISTGGATGYFVEYSGEAVRSLSMEARMTICNMSIEMGARGGLIAPDEVTFEYLRGREFAPAEKEFDRYVERWRKLASDSNASFDKELYFDAAAIEPMITWGTNPGMGIPVTAPIPRKDDTGNTSEASFRKSLDYMGFNPGEPLAGKRVDYVFVGSCTNGRIEDMRSFAQFVKGRKKAEGVTAWIVPGSRQVERQAAGEGIRDILEEAGFELRQPGCSACLAMNEDKIPEGKYAVSTSNRNFEGRQGPGARTMLASPLTAAAAAITGVVTDPREFL; from the coding sequence TTGAGCAGCAAGACGACATTTGACAAGATATGGGACGATCATGTGGTAAGCACCGTTCCCGAAGGTCCCGATGTGCTGTATATCGACAGGCACTTTATCCACGAGGTTACCAGTCCCCAGGCGTTCGGGGGACTTAAAAGGAGAGGTATAAAGGTATTCCGTCCGGCCAATACGGTGGCCACGGCCGATCACAACGTACCGACAACCAATCAGCACCTGCCCATCCAGGAGGAGCTTAGCAGGGTTCAGGTAGAAAAACTGGCAGAGAACTGCAGCGAGCATGGCATCACCCTTTACGGGCTGAATCATGCCTATAACGGAATTGTCCATGTGATCGGTCCCGAGCTGGGTATAACACAGCCCGGCATGACGATAGTCTGCGGCGACAGCCACACATCGACCCACGGCGCCTTCGGCAGCATCGCTTTCGGCATAGGCACCAGCGAGGTGGAGATGGTTCTCGCCGGCCAGTGCATAATGCAGGCACGTCCTAAAACCATGAGGATCAATATTGACGGTGTTCCCGGAAAAGGGGTTACCTCAAAGGATATCATACTGTACATAATAGCGCAGATATCAACAGGAGGGGCAACAGGGTATTTCGTGGAATACAGCGGTGAAGCGGTGCGGTCGCTCTCTATGGAGGCCAGGATGACCATTTGCAATATGAGTATTGAGATGGGTGCACGCGGGGGACTCATAGCCCCGGACGAGGTTACTTTTGAATATCTCAGGGGACGGGAATTTGCTCCTGCAGAGAAGGAGTTTGACAGATATGTTGAGAGGTGGAGAAAACTTGCATCGGACAGTAATGCGTCTTTCGATAAAGAACTTTATTTTGATGCCGCAGCTATTGAGCCGATGATTACCTGGGGCACCAATCCCGGTATGGGAATACCGGTCACTGCCCCTATTCCCCGGAAGGACGATACAGGTAACACATCTGAGGCATCTTTCAGAAAATCGCTCGATTATATGGGGTTTAATCCCGGCGAGCCGTTGGCGGGCAAGAGAGTGGACTACGTCTTTGTAGGCAGCTGCACCAATGGTAGGATAGAGGATATGAGGAGCTTTGCGCAATTTGTGAAAGGCAGGAAAAAGGCAGAAGGAGTAACGGCATGGATAGTGCCGGGGAGCAGGCAGGTTGAAAGGCAGGCTGCCGGGGAAGGCATACGGGATATCCTTGAAGAGGCAGGGTTTGAGTTGCGCCAGCCGGGCTGTTCAGCATGCCTGGCGATGAACGAGGATAAGATCCCTGAAGGAAAATATGCGGTTTCGACTTCCAACAGGAATTTCGAGGGAAGGCAGGGCCCTGGTGCACGCACCATGCTTGCCAGTCCCCTCACCGCCGCCGCTGCAGCGATCACTGGCGTGGTAACCGATCCGCGTGAATTTTTATAA
- the leuD gene encoding 3-isopropylmalate dehydratase small subunit: MPLDKFTTLVSTCVPLPAENVDTDQIIPARFLKATSREGFGENLFRDWRYDNAGRPREDFVLNDNRYEGRILVAGKNFGSGSSREHAAWAIKDYGFRVVVSSFFADIFRNNALNNGLLPVQVTGDFLSLLFDRIRKDPRVKVRVDLAQQSVSLEAGGLSENFEISAYKKKCLLNGYDDIDYLLSMKERIVEWEQKREL; encoded by the coding sequence ATGCCTTTAGATAAATTTACAACACTTGTGTCAACATGCGTTCCGCTGCCTGCAGAGAATGTGGATACCGACCAGATCATACCGGCAAGGTTCCTGAAGGCCACTTCACGTGAAGGGTTTGGCGAGAACCTTTTCAGGGACTGGAGGTACGACAATGCCGGGCGTCCCAGGGAAGATTTCGTGTTGAATGACAATAGGTACGAGGGAAGGATACTTGTCGCCGGAAAAAATTTCGGCAGCGGGAGCAGCCGCGAGCATGCAGCCTGGGCGATAAAGGATTACGGCTTCAGGGTGGTGGTCTCCAGCTTTTTTGCCGACATATTCAGGAATAATGCCCTGAACAACGGATTGCTGCCGGTGCAGGTAACCGGCGATTTCCTGTCGCTGCTTTTCGACCGTATAAGGAAAGACCCGCGGGTGAAGGTGAGGGTTGACCTGGCACAACAGTCTGTCAGCCTGGAGGCTGGAGGGTTGTCTGAAAACTTTGAAATAAGTGCATACAAGAAAAAATGCCTGCTTAACGGGTACGACGACATAGACTACCTGTTAAGCATGAAGGAAAGAATTGTAGAATGGGAGCAAAAAAGAGAGCTATGA
- a CDS encoding 2-isopropylmalate synthase — MINVEVMDTTLRDGEQTTGVSFNDGEKLAIAQLLLDEIRVNRIEVASARVSEGEYRAVKRITEWAAAKGYLDRVEVLGFVDGTLSLDWACEVGVRVVNLLTKGSLKHCEGQLRKTPQQHLDDIDSVIEEAAGRGLKVNVYLEDWSNGMIHSPAYVENMIEYLSTRKVERIMLPDTLGILNPGQTLEFCSWAVKRWPDIHFDFHAHNDYDLGTANVISAVKAGVRGVHTTVNGLGERAGNVPLASVIGVLNDHLKAGNTLVESKVSKVSKMVELFSGIRIPQNKPLTGEYVFTQCCGVHADGDDKGDLYFNELLPERFGRFRRYALGKTSGKASIKKNLDELGITLSREDLDKVTRRVIELGDQKETVTTGDLPYIISDVLRNGSKEQSICLVNYHLTVARGMKPVASLSVSIDGETYSETSVGDGQYDAFMKAMWKIYRNLGRPVPALTDYLVTIPPGGKTDALVETIITWEYEGIEYRTRGLDADQTTAAIKATMKMLNIIGNRPAKTKTSKTATITGHVQTK, encoded by the coding sequence ATGATAAATGTTGAAGTAATGGACACAACGCTCAGGGATGGTGAACAGACCACGGGTGTATCTTTCAATGATGGTGAAAAGCTTGCAATAGCGCAGCTGCTGCTCGATGAGATCAGGGTTAACCGTATTGAGGTGGCATCGGCCAGGGTTTCGGAGGGAGAGTACCGCGCGGTAAAACGGATCACCGAATGGGCGGCTGCAAAAGGCTATCTTGACCGGGTCGAGGTACTTGGTTTTGTCGATGGCACGCTGTCGCTGGACTGGGCCTGTGAAGTGGGCGTCAGGGTTGTGAACCTGCTTACCAAGGGGTCGCTGAAGCATTGCGAGGGGCAGCTGCGCAAAACACCGCAGCAGCACCTTGACGATATCGACAGTGTGATCGAAGAGGCTGCAGGAAGGGGGCTGAAGGTGAATGTATACCTGGAGGACTGGTCCAATGGCATGATACACTCACCCGCGTATGTTGAGAACATGATCGAATACCTGAGCACCAGGAAAGTTGAAAGGATCATGCTTCCCGATACGCTGGGGATACTGAACCCCGGCCAGACCCTGGAGTTCTGCAGTTGGGCCGTTAAGCGATGGCCGGATATCCATTTCGACTTTCATGCGCACAATGACTATGACCTGGGCACTGCCAACGTCATATCGGCCGTAAAGGCAGGTGTCAGGGGGGTTCATACCACCGTGAACGGACTGGGTGAACGTGCTGGGAATGTGCCTCTTGCCAGTGTGATAGGGGTGCTGAACGACCACCTTAAAGCCGGGAACACCCTTGTAGAATCGAAGGTTTCAAAGGTCTCGAAGATGGTCGAGCTGTTCAGCGGGATCAGGATTCCTCAGAACAAGCCGCTTACCGGCGAATATGTCTTTACCCAGTGCTGCGGCGTGCATGCCGATGGCGACGACAAGGGAGACCTTTATTTCAATGAGCTTCTGCCCGAGAGGTTCGGCAGGTTCAGGCGTTACGCCCTGGGCAAGACTTCAGGCAAGGCCTCCATAAAGAAGAACCTCGATGAGCTTGGCATCACCCTGTCGCGCGAGGACCTCGACAAGGTGACGCGCAGGGTCATTGAGCTGGGCGACCAGAAAGAGACTGTCACCACGGGCGACCTGCCCTACATCATTTCAGACGTGCTCAGGAATGGATCAAAGGAGCAATCAATCTGCCTGGTCAATTACCACCTCACGGTTGCACGCGGGATGAAGCCGGTGGCCTCGCTCAGCGTGTCGATAGACGGTGAGACCTATTCCGAAACGTCGGTAGGTGACGGACAATACGATGCATTCATGAAAGCCATGTGGAAGATATACAGAAACCTCGGCAGGCCCGTTCCGGCGCTTACCGATTACCTGGTGACAATACCCCCCGGTGGCAAGACCGATGCCCTTGTTGAAACGATCATCACATGGGAATATGAAGGGATAGAGTACCGGACAAGGGGACTGGATGCAGACCAGACGACCGCTGCCATCAAGGCTACCATGAAGATGCTCAACATAATCGGGAACCGGCCGGCTAAAACGAAAACGTCCAAAACTGCCACGATTACCGGTCATGTTCAGACCAAATAA
- the leuB gene encoding 3-isopropylmalate dehydrogenase yields the protein MNIKIAVLAGDGIGPEITRQAVKVIDQVCKKTGHIPGYGEGLVGAVAIDKTGDPYPDETHNLCMASDAVLFGAIGDPRFDNDPKARVRPEKGLLEMRQKLGLYANIRPVMTFESLVHKSPLREDIVAGADFITVRELTGGIYFGRPQGRSEDGTTAYDTCVYHKYEIERICKLAFGFAMKRRKKLTMVDKANVLATSRLWRETMQELAPSYPEVEVEYMFVDNAAMQIIQWPKRFDVIVTENMFGDILTDEASVITGSLGMLPSASIGVHTSVFEPIHGSYPQAAGRNIANPVATVLSAAMMFEQAFDSEEGGRLIRMAVEASLEAGVVTGDIDSTDPASTDEVGDWLAGWIEKS from the coding sequence ATGAACATAAAAATTGCGGTGCTTGCCGGCGACGGCATAGGACCTGAAATTACACGGCAGGCGGTCAAGGTCATTGACCAGGTTTGCAAGAAGACCGGGCACATACCCGGATACGGCGAAGGCCTTGTCGGCGCAGTTGCAATTGACAAAACCGGCGATCCTTATCCCGACGAGACCCATAACCTCTGCATGGCATCGGATGCGGTCCTGTTCGGGGCCATAGGCGACCCCAGGTTTGACAATGATCCCAAAGCCAGGGTGAGGCCAGAGAAGGGGCTGCTGGAGATGAGACAGAAACTTGGCCTTTATGCAAATATAAGGCCGGTGATGACCTTCGAATCCCTGGTCCATAAGTCACCCCTGCGTGAGGATATTGTTGCCGGTGCCGACTTTATAACTGTGAGGGAGCTGACCGGCGGCATCTATTTCGGTCGGCCCCAGGGGAGGTCTGAGGACGGCACCACTGCCTACGATACCTGTGTCTATCACAAGTATGAGATAGAGCGCATCTGCAAGCTGGCCTTCGGGTTCGCCATGAAGAGACGTAAGAAGCTGACGATGGTTGACAAGGCGAATGTGCTTGCCACATCCAGGCTGTGGAGGGAGACGATGCAGGAGCTGGCGCCATCTTACCCGGAGGTAGAGGTTGAGTATATGTTTGTCGATAATGCCGCAATGCAGATAATTCAGTGGCCCAAAAGGTTTGACGTGATAGTTACCGAGAACATGTTCGGCGACATACTTACCGATGAGGCCAGCGTCATAACCGGTTCCCTGGGAATGCTGCCATCGGCATCCATCGGGGTGCATACCTCGGTCTTCGAACCAATTCACGGCTCCTATCCCCAGGCTGCGGGCAGGAATATTGCAAACCCGGTGGCCACGGTGTTGTCGGCCGCCATGATGTTCGAGCAAGCCTTTGACAGCGAAGAGGGCGGCAGGCTGATCAGGATGGCGGTTGAAGCTTCTCTTGAGGCAGGTGTCGTTACCGGCGATATCGACAGCACAGACCCGGCTTCGACCGATGAGGTGGGGGACTGGCTGGCCGGATGGATAGAAAAGAGTTAA
- a CDS encoding bifunctional aspartate kinase/homoserine dehydrogenase I, with the protein MKVLKFGGSSLCDPGTLDTLLDVISANQEEKRDVVVVCSALEGVTNQINGLVEQAIAGKDLSPAIRQLEELHYSIVRQRLEVTRQNEVLLTLKLYFNQLEEMLAGISALGEVSLRTVDRALSYGELCSAFMFTAFVSQSFGKAVFADTRQLIKTDSSYGQANVIEEFSNTLIRNFVKENEGAIPVFTGFIASNEAGITTTLGRGGSDYTAAIVASALDAGEIEIWTNVDGIMTADPRMVKKAFSIPRLSYSEAVELSYFGARVIHPPTMFPARAKNIPITIKNSFNPSFEGTIITGEADKNGSLIKGISCISEICLITISGGAMVGEKGLSGRLFSRMASEGINVFLITQASSQHSISLAIGPQDIPLARKVINREFELDLQSARLDRPLFDDNLSIIAVVGENMKNKRGLSGKVFSSLGRSGVNVVAIAQGSSELNISVVIDRKDLSKAMNSVHDAMFLSPVKTLNVFFCGVGNIGGTLLRQIAGHHRFLEENRHIRLSLVGLCNSKRFFFNPEGVDPEAWKEDLSSRGVPGTVNEFIEYAFNLNLPNSVFVDNTGSREVPGLYRQLFEKSFSVVTCNKIGNTGDFDSYRLNRDAAARFGVDYLYETTVGAGLPIIKTLQELLVCGDEILRVEAILSGTISFVFNEYKGERTFASVVREAQEKGFTEPDPRDDLSGLDFARKMLILARETGLETEFDDMELQPILPDNCLKAATVEDFYRELEASEEHFGKLKNKAAAETKVVHYVGILADGKARTELMMLDSSHPFYNLTGSDNIISFTTNRYLDNPMVIKGPGAGAEVTAAGVLADLVRVGAD; encoded by the coding sequence ATCAAGGTTCTCAAATTCGGCGGCAGCTCACTCTGCGATCCCGGCACACTCGACACCCTGCTGGATGTCATTTCAGCCAACCAGGAGGAAAAGCGTGACGTGGTAGTTGTATGCTCCGCACTTGAAGGTGTTACCAACCAGATTAACGGCCTCGTCGAACAGGCGATTGCCGGCAAGGACCTGTCCCCCGCCATCAGGCAGCTTGAAGAGCTGCATTACAGCATTGTCAGGCAACGCCTTGAGGTGACGAGGCAGAACGAAGTGCTGCTCACACTCAAGCTCTATTTTAACCAGCTTGAGGAGATGCTGGCCGGAATATCGGCACTGGGGGAGGTTTCGTTGCGGACGGTCGACCGGGCGCTCTCCTACGGAGAGCTCTGCTCGGCATTCATGTTCACTGCATTCGTGTCGCAATCCTTTGGAAAGGCAGTCTTTGCCGATACCAGGCAGCTCATAAAGACCGACAGCAGTTACGGCCAGGCCAACGTCATTGAGGAGTTCAGCAATACGCTGATCAGAAATTTCGTAAAGGAGAACGAAGGCGCCATACCGGTATTCACCGGTTTCATAGCTTCCAATGAGGCCGGTATCACCACCACCCTGGGACGCGGGGGCTCGGACTATACCGCGGCAATAGTTGCCTCGGCGCTCGATGCCGGTGAGATAGAGATATGGACCAATGTTGACGGCATAATGACGGCCGACCCCCGGATGGTGAAAAAGGCTTTTTCCATTCCGCGCCTCTCTTACAGCGAAGCCGTCGAGCTTAGCTATTTCGGTGCAAGGGTGATCCATCCGCCAACCATGTTCCCGGCCAGGGCGAAAAACATACCCATAACGATAAAGAACAGCTTCAACCCCTCATTCGAGGGAACCATCATCACGGGGGAGGCCGACAAAAACGGGTCGCTTATCAAGGGTATTTCCTGCATATCTGAAATATGCCTGATCACCATATCAGGCGGTGCCATGGTAGGCGAGAAGGGACTCAGCGGCAGGCTCTTCAGCCGTATGGCCTCAGAAGGGATCAATGTGTTCCTGATAACCCAGGCCAGTTCCCAGCACAGCATCAGCCTGGCTATCGGACCCCAGGACATACCGCTGGCCAGAAAGGTTATCAACCGCGAGTTCGAGCTCGACCTGCAGTCCGCCCGCCTTGACCGCCCCCTGTTTGATGACAACCTTAGCATTATTGCAGTGGTGGGTGAGAACATGAAGAATAAACGGGGTCTCTCCGGCAAGGTGTTCAGCTCGCTCGGCAGGAGCGGGGTCAACGTGGTGGCCATAGCGCAGGGGTCGTCGGAGCTCAACATCTCGGTGGTGATTGACAGGAAAGACCTTTCGAAGGCGATGAATTCGGTGCATGACGCGATGTTCCTCTCGCCCGTAAAGACGCTTAACGTATTTTTCTGCGGTGTCGGGAACATAGGCGGCACCCTCCTGAGGCAGATAGCCGGCCACCATAGGTTCCTGGAGGAGAACAGGCACATCAGGCTCTCCCTTGTGGGGTTATGCAACAGCAAACGCTTCTTTTTCAACCCCGAGGGGGTCGATCCGGAAGCGTGGAAAGAGGATCTCAGCAGCAGGGGTGTGCCGGGGACGGTTAACGAATTCATTGAATATGCCTTCAACCTTAACCTTCCCAACTCCGTTTTTGTCGACAATACCGGAAGCAGGGAGGTGCCAGGGCTCTACCGGCAGTTGTTTGAGAAGAGCTTTTCTGTCGTTACCTGCAACAAGATAGGTAATACAGGTGATTTTGACAGCTACCGGCTCAACAGGGATGCCGCCGCCAGGTTCGGCGTTGACTATCTTTATGAAACAACAGTTGGTGCCGGGTTGCCCATAATAAAGACGCTGCAGGAGCTTCTTGTCTGCGGCGATGAGATACTCAGGGTCGAGGCCATCCTTTCAGGCACCATCTCTTTCGTGTTCAATGAATATAAGGGGGAGAGGACCTTTGCCAGCGTGGTGCGTGAAGCGCAGGAAAAGGGCTTTACCGAGCCTGACCCCAGGGATGACCTGAGCGGACTCGATTTTGCAAGGAAGATGCTCATTCTGGCCAGGGAGACCGGACTTGAGACCGAATTTGATGATATGGAGCTGCAGCCCATACTGCCCGATAACTGCCTTAAGGCAGCAACGGTAGAGGATTTTTACCGGGAGCTTGAAGCCTCCGAGGAGCACTTCGGCAAGCTCAAGAACAAGGCTGCCGCCGAAACCAAGGTTGTACACTACGTGGGTATATTGGCAGACGGAAAGGCCAGGACCGAGCTGATGATGCTCGACTCTTCACATCCTTTCTACAACCTGACCGGAAGCGACAATATAATCTCATTCACCACCAACCGTTATCTTGACAACCCGATGGTTATCAAGGGTCCCGGAGCAGGGGCTGAGGTTACCGCCGCCGGGGTGCTTGCCGACCTGGTGAGAGTGGGAGCGGATTGA
- a CDS encoding homoserine kinase, giving the protein MDQVRVFAPATVANVGCGYDVLGFALYRPGDEVTARLTGSGKVTLDRVEGDDGRLPLDPEKNTVSSVVISYLEHIGSKQGVGISLHKKMPFGSGLGSSAASAVGGLVAVNELMGNPLDRKDLLPFAMEGERLACGNAHADNVAPSLLGGFVLIRSYDPLDVIQLPVPKDLCCALVYPHIEIPTLAARQIIRRNIPMTDAIRQWGNVGALVAGLYRDDPELIGRSLEDVIVEPVRKMLIPGFDGLRETAVANGALGFGISGSGPTVFSLCMNKSCAESAAKALVKKLAGNGVASTSWVSEINSEGAVVLK; this is encoded by the coding sequence ATGGATCAGGTAAGGGTTTTTGCTCCTGCAACAGTTGCTAACGTTGGCTGCGGCTACGATGTGCTCGGTTTTGCCCTGTATCGTCCGGGCGACGAGGTTACCGCGCGCCTGACCGGCAGCGGGAAGGTTACCCTCGACCGGGTTGAGGGCGACGACGGCAGGCTTCCCCTCGATCCGGAGAAGAATACTGTCAGCTCGGTGGTCATCAGCTACCTTGAGCATATCGGCTCAAAGCAGGGTGTCGGCATTAGCCTGCACAAGAAAATGCCTTTCGGGAGCGGACTGGGTTCCAGCGCGGCAAGTGCTGTCGGTGGACTTGTTGCAGTGAATGAGCTAATGGGAAACCCCCTTGACAGGAAGGATCTGCTCCCTTTTGCAATGGAGGGTGAAAGGCTCGCATGCGGAAATGCCCATGCCGATAATGTTGCTCCCTCATTGCTCGGGGGATTCGTGCTGATACGGTCATATGATCCCCTCGATGTGATCCAGCTTCCCGTACCGAAAGATCTTTGCTGCGCACTGGTCTATCCCCATATTGAGATACCCACGCTGGCGGCACGGCAGATCATCAGGAGGAACATACCGATGACAGATGCCATAAGACAGTGGGGCAACGTGGGGGCCCTTGTTGCCGGCCTGTACAGGGACGACCCGGAACTGATAGGAAGGAGTCTCGAGGATGTTATTGTTGAGCCGGTAAGGAAGATGCTCATACCGGGGTTTGACGGGCTCAGGGAGACTGCCGTGGCTAACGGCGCCCTGGGATTTGGCATATCGGGGTCGGGGCCCACGGTCTTCAGCCTGTGCATGAACAAATCCTGCGCAGAGTCCGCCGCAAAGGCGCTGGTGAAAAAGCTGGCAGGCAACGGGGTGGCCTCAACCTCGTGGGTGTCTGAAATAAACAGTGAAGGGGCGGTGGTGCTGAAATAA